Proteins from one Ovis aries strain OAR_USU_Benz2616 breed Rambouillet chromosome 12, ARS-UI_Ramb_v3.0, whole genome shotgun sequence genomic window:
- the VAMP3 gene encoding vesicle-associated membrane protein 3 isoform X2 yields the protein MTTNAPAGSSAAAGSSRRLQQTQNQVDEVVDIMRVNVDKVLERDQKLSELDDRADALQAGASQFETSAAKLKRKYWWKNCKMWAIGITVVVIIIIIIVVWSISS from the exons AT GACTACAAATGCACCTGCAGGTTCAAGCGCTGCCGCTGGCAGTAGTAGAAGACTTCAGCAGACACAAAATCAAGTGGATGAG GTGGTGGACATCATGAGAGTCAATGTGGATAAAGTGTTGGAAAGAGACCAGAAGCTCTCTGAATTGGATGACCGTGCAGATGCACTACAGGCAGGAGCCTCCCAATTTGAAACAAGTGCTGCCAAGTTGAAGAGAAAATACTGGTGGAAGAATTGCAAG ATGTGGGCGATAGGAATCACCGTTGtggtcatcatcatcattatcattgtcG TGTGGAGTATATCTTCCTGA
- the VAMP3 gene encoding vesicle-associated membrane protein 3 isoform X1, translated as MTTNAPAGSSAAAGSSRRLQQTQNQVDEVVDIMRVNVDKVLERDQKLSELDDRADALQAGASQFETSAAKLKRKYWWKNCKMWAIGITVVVIIIIIIVGEFSCSKLIAESLVCSHLTPCTRAQNKSSLGDINVFQRFSFSLVSVVNT; from the exons AT GACTACAAATGCACCTGCAGGTTCAAGCGCTGCCGCTGGCAGTAGTAGAAGACTTCAGCAGACACAAAATCAAGTGGATGAG GTGGTGGACATCATGAGAGTCAATGTGGATAAAGTGTTGGAAAGAGACCAGAAGCTCTCTGAATTGGATGACCGTGCAGATGCACTACAGGCAGGAGCCTCCCAATTTGAAACAAGTGCTGCCAAGTTGAAGAGAAAATACTGGTGGAAGAATTGCAAG ATGTGGGCGATAGGAATCACCGTTGtggtcatcatcatcattatcattgtcGGTGAGTTCTCCTGCTCCAAACTCATTGCAGAAAGTCTTGTCTGTTCACATTTGACTCCATGTACAAGAGCTCAGAATAAAAGTTCCCTTGGAGATATTAATGTATTCCAAAGGTTTTCCTTTTCGTTAGTAAGTGTTGTAAATACTTGA